In Cystobacter ferrugineus, the DNA window CCGGCCCGGATGAGTGCCAACGCAAGGAGGCTGGTGCGGCAGAGCAGGCGAGTTCCCGCGGTATTCGCGTTCGCTGCGGCGTAGTTGTTACGGATATAATTGAGTGCGGTGGTCGTATTCGCATTCTGCGGTGTGTTCGCATTGGCCTGGTTGAACCTGGTCAAGTTGAACGATGCTCCGGCCTGCGAAATGGCCATGATCGCGTCGTAGAATTCGTCCATGTGCGCGACGTTGCCCGTGGTGACCGGTGCTCCGGACACCGCCCAGACCCAGCATGCGAAGGCCCGATGGTCGTTACCATTCGGCGGGGCCGTCCCGGCGATCTCTCGCCCGTTGCGCGTGCGTGCCACGCTGGCGAGTTTTGTCCAGTCGGTGTTGGTAAGGTGGGGCATGTGTTGGCACTCCTCCCATTGGAGTCGGCCTGCATGGCGGATCCCAAACGGTTGGGCTCTCCGTGAAACGCCGACCAGTTCCTTGACGGAATGCTTGCACGAGCGCTCCTGGCTTCTCAAGCTGATTCTGGCGTATAACGCCTGGACTTCCTTGAACACTTGGCGCGCCACGGTTATGGGGCGAGCTTTCGTGGGTGTTTTCCTTCGCGAATCACAACCCCACCGTGCTCTTCATGGCGGGGGACCAACTGACGCGTCCTCCTCGGCGGCTCAGGTGCCGCCGAGGAGTCCCAGGCCGTGCAGCAGGATGAGCAGGATGAGGACGGGCGTGACGTAGCGTACCAGGACGTGGACCCCACCGTCGTACCAGGCTGGCTCGCCGTGGCCCTTGCTCGTCTCCTCACGGAGGATGGCGCGCGGGACGAGCCAGCCGCCCACCACCGTGATGGCCAGTCCGCCCAGCGGCAGCAGGACATTGGAGGACAGGAAATCGAAGAGGGAGAAGAGGTCCCGGTCCAGCACGCGCAGGTGAGAGAGCGCCGGCCCCTGCGACAGGGTGGCGGGGATGCCCAGCATCGCCATGAACAGCGCGGTGAGGATCGCGGCCGTGGGGCGGCGCAGCCGGGCGGAGCGGATGAGCCACGCCACGGGTACCTCCATCAGGCTGACCATGGCGCCCAGGGTGGCCACCGCCGCGAGCACGAAGAAGAGGGCGGTGAAGAGATCGCCGCCGGGCATCTGCGCGAAGACGCGAGGGATGGTGACGAAGAGCAGGCCCGGGCCGCCCGCCGGTGTGTCACCCAGGGCGAAGACGGCCGGGAAGATGGCCAGGCCCGCCAGCAGCGACACCAGCGTATCGGCGAGCGCCACGCGCGCCGCATTGGGCACCAGGCGCGTGTCGTCCGGCAGGTACGAGCCGTACGTCGTCATGGTGCCCATGCCCAGCGACAGCTTGAAGAAGGCGAGCCCCAGGGCCGACAGGAGCACCGCGCTCGAGATCTTCGAGAGGTCGGGCGTGAAGAGGTAAGCCACGCCGGCCGACGCACCCGGCAGCGTGAGCGCGCGCACGTCGCAGGCCAGCAGCATCATCAGCAACAGCGGCATGAGTGTCTTGGTCACCTTCTCGATGCCACCCGACACCCCCACGGCCACCACGCCCACCGTGACGGTCAGCACGGCCAACTGCCACAGCACTGGCTCCCACGTGCCGCCCACCAGCGCTTGGAACGTGGCGGGCGTGAGGGGCGCGCCCGAGACGAAGGCACCCAGCGACTTGAAGACGTAGGCCAGCACCCACCCGGCCACGTCCGTGTAGAAGGCCATGATGAGGAGCGACGAGGCAAGTCCCGCCCAGCCGATGGCGGCCCAGAAGCGCTGGCGCGGCACGATGCGCGCGTAGGCTTGCACCGCGTCCACGCGCAAGTGCCGGCCGATGGCGTGCTCCACCACCATCACCGGCAGCGCGGCGAGCGCCACCGCCAGCAGGTAGGTGAGCACGAAGGCCGCTCCGCCGTTGGAGCCGGTGAGGTAGGGGAACTTCCAGATGTTGCCGAGGCCGACGGCGGAGCCGAGCGTCGCGGCGAAGGCGCCGAGAGAGGAGCCGAAGGCATCCCGCTTCGTGGGGGTAGGTTCGGGCATGAGCGTGGGGCCCGGGCGCGATGCTTCCCCGGACTGGAGGAGCCTCTACCATGGCCCAGCGCCCGTCACACCAGAGCGCGGTGCAGCAGCTCGACCGGCCTGTGCCAGGCTGGCGTCGATCTCTCGGCCGGGTACTACATCCTGCCGAGCTTCCAGTTCGGCGGTGCCAGCGGCTCGGGCGATGCGTCAACGCCGACAGGGCAGGGGAACGCGTTCGACATCCGCTACATCCGGGCCTGGAAGTTCAAGTAGTCCTGAGGACTTGTGGGGTGGGGCTGGGCCGCCGGGCCGGGCCTTCTCCGTAGTCTCGCCGCGGCGGTAGAGTACCCGCGCCTGAGCGACGACGAGCTGGGCGAGTCCTACACGAAGAGGAAGACACATGCGTAGACGACTTGTCGTGCGAGGAATGCTGCGGGGGCTCGTGATGGCCCTGCTGGTGAGCATGGGCCCGGCGTGGGGCTCGACGCCGTTTCAACGTGGCATGGTGAGCATCACGCTGGATGACGGCCTGAGCTCGCAGTACACGACGGCGCGCCCGGCCCTCAACGCCCGTGGCATTTCCGCCACCTTCTTCCTCATCACCCAGAACATCCGCGGCGGGTTCTCGGGATACGTGACCGTGCCGCAGGTGCAGACGCTCATCTCGGAGGGCCATGAGATCGGCTCCCACACGATCACCCACCCGGATCTCACCACCCTGACCGCCAATGCCCTGGAGATCGAGCTGCACGACTCGCAGGCCTGGTTGAAGTCGCAGTTCGGACTGCTCTCGGTGCCCTCGTTCGCCTCGCCCTACGGCGCCTACAACCCGAGCGTGCTGAGCACGATCTCGAAGTACTACGGCAGCCACCGCACGGTGAACGGCGGCCAGAACTTCAAGGACTCGAACATCCTGCAATTGCGCTCGTATGACGTGCACACGGGCATCACGGTGGACACGGTGCGCTCGTGGATCGACGCCGCCGCCGCTGACGGTAGCTGGCTCATCCTCACCTTCCACCAGATCGTGACCGGCACGGCGAGCTCGTCCACGGAGTATGGC includes these proteins:
- a CDS encoding sodium-dependent transporter gives rise to the protein MPEPTPTKRDAFGSSLGAFAATLGSAVGLGNIWKFPYLTGSNGGAAFVLTYLLAVALAALPVMVVEHAIGRHLRVDAVQAYARIVPRQRFWAAIGWAGLASSLLIMAFYTDVAGWVLAYVFKSLGAFVSGAPLTPATFQALVGGTWEPVLWQLAVLTVTVGVVAVGVSGGIEKVTKTLMPLLLMMLLACDVRALTLPGASAGVAYLFTPDLSKISSAVLLSALGLAFFKLSLGMGTMTTYGSYLPDDTRLVPNAARVALADTLVSLLAGLAIFPAVFALGDTPAGGPGLLFVTIPRVFAQMPGGDLFTALFFVLAAVATLGAMVSLMEVPVAWLIRSARLRRPTAAILTALFMAMLGIPATLSQGPALSHLRVLDRDLFSLFDFLSSNVLLPLGGLAITVVGGWLVPRAILREETSKGHGEPAWYDGGVHVLVRYVTPVLILLILLHGLGLLGGT